A part of Melittangium boletus DSM 14713 genomic DNA contains:
- the rplI gene encoding 50S ribosomal protein L9, producing MKVILREDVANLGKSGELVTVKDGFGRNYLLPRKLAVAATEQNVRQLEHERAVITARNAKLKGAAEEQAKKLGAVKVTIRRKVGEQDKLYGSVTVLDIAEALAAQGQTVDRRQLHLAEPIKATGQYEVELRLHRDVTAKIKVEVAAEA from the coding sequence ATGAAGGTCATTCTTCGTGAGGACGTCGCGAACCTGGGCAAGTCCGGGGAGCTCGTGACGGTGAAGGACGGCTTCGGCCGCAACTACCTGCTGCCGCGCAAGCTGGCCGTGGCGGCCACCGAGCAGAACGTGCGTCAGCTCGAGCACGAGCGCGCGGTCATCACCGCTCGCAACGCCAAGCTCAAGGGCGCCGCCGAGGAGCAGGCCAAGAAGCTCGGCGCCGTGAAGGTCACCATCCGCCGCAAGGTGGGTGAGCAGGACAAGCTCTACGGCTCCGTCACCGTGCTGGACATCGCCGAGGCGCTCGCCGCCCAGGGCCAGACGGTGGACCGCCGCCAGCTGCACCTGGCCGAGCCCATCAAGGCCACCGGTCAGTACGAGGTGGAGCTGCGTCTGCACCGCGACGTGACGGCCAAGATCAAGGTCGAGGTCGCCGCCGAGGCGTAG
- the rpsR gene encoding 30S ribosomal protein S18, with protein MIGNNDRNSSRGGDRDRGDRDGGRGGAGGDDEKRGGGRGFGRKKVCRFCAEKNAKVDFKDQATLKYFVTERGKIIPRRISGNCAKHQREVAVAIKRARGLALLPYNAMVG; from the coding sequence ATGATTGGCAACAACGACAGGAATTCCTCCCGCGGTGGTGATCGGGACCGGGGTGACCGTGACGGCGGCCGGGGTGGCGCTGGCGGTGATGACGAGAAGCGTGGCGGAGGCCGCGGCTTTGGCCGCAAGAAGGTCTGCCGCTTCTGCGCCGAGAAGAACGCCAAGGTGGACTTCAAGGATCAGGCGACCCTGAAGTACTTCGTCACCGAGCGCGGCAAGATCATCCCCCGCCGCATCTCCGGCAACTGCGCCAAGCACCAGCGCGAGGTGGCGGTCGCCATCAAGCGCGCCCGCGGTCTGGCCCTGCTCCCCTACAACGCGATGGTCGGCTAG
- the rpsF gene encoding 30S ribosomal protein S6 — protein MAETQAAKRLREYETIFLVKPDLTDDNVDKLKERVRGIVGREGGKVIRFTVWGKKKTLYPIAKQPRAIYIHAHYLGGTKLVAEIERNLRNLDEVTRYLSTKIAEEVDPETRPVLEDVKLAGDVEETRPGIAAPERAGSVEESAEAEEESTEEA, from the coding sequence ATGGCTGAGACGCAGGCCGCCAAGCGGCTTCGTGAGTACGAGACCATTTTCCTGGTCAAGCCGGACCTCACCGACGACAACGTGGACAAGCTCAAGGAGCGCGTCCGTGGCATCGTTGGCCGTGAGGGTGGCAAGGTCATCCGCTTCACGGTGTGGGGCAAGAAGAAGACGCTCTACCCCATCGCCAAGCAGCCCCGCGCCATCTACATCCACGCGCACTACCTGGGCGGCACCAAGCTGGTGGCGGAGATCGAGCGCAACCTGCGCAACCTGGACGAGGTGACGCGCTACCTGTCCACGAAGATCGCCGAAGAGGTGGATCCCGAGACCCGTCCGGTGCTCGAGGACGTGAAGCTGGCCGGTGACGTCGAGGAGACCCGTCCGGGGATCGCGGCGCCCGAGCGCGCGGGCTCCGTCGAGGAGTCCGCCGAGGCTGAGGAGGAGAGCACCGAGGAGGCCTAG
- the pth gene encoding aminoacyl-tRNA hydrolase — protein MKLICGLGNPGREYERHRHNIGFMAVEALLPRARAELHQEKFQARVGQGTLGGEKVIFLEPQTYMNLSGRSVAEAARFYKVAVEDVLVIHDELDLGFGRLQLKAGGGSGGHNGLKSTVSSLGSDGFIRLRLGIGKPQGPNAKERVAGYVLSNFDDAERRQLDELLAQAADAAETWVRDGLSTAMNRFNKRAP, from the coding sequence ATGAAGCTCATCTGTGGACTGGGCAATCCCGGGCGCGAGTACGAGCGCCACCGGCACAACATCGGCTTCATGGCGGTGGAGGCCCTGCTGCCCCGCGCGCGCGCCGAGCTGCATCAGGAGAAGTTCCAGGCCCGCGTGGGCCAGGGCACCCTGGGCGGCGAGAAGGTCATCTTCCTCGAGCCGCAGACCTACATGAACCTGTCGGGCCGCTCGGTGGCCGAGGCGGCGCGCTTCTATAAAGTGGCGGTGGAGGACGTGCTCGTCATCCATGACGAACTGGATCTGGGCTTCGGCCGGCTCCAGCTCAAGGCGGGCGGCGGCAGCGGCGGCCACAACGGCCTCAAGAGCACGGTGTCCAGCCTGGGGTCGGACGGCTTCATCCGGCTGCGCCTGGGCATCGGCAAGCCCCAGGGTCCCAACGCCAAGGAGCGGGTGGCCGGCTACGTGCTGTCCAACTTCGACGACGCCGAGCGCCGCCAGCTCGACGAGCTGCTCGCCCAGGCGGCGGACGCGGCGGAAACCTGGGTCCGCGACGGCTTGTCCACGGCGATGAACCGGTTCAACAAGCGAGCACCTTGA
- a CDS encoding 50S ribosomal protein L25/general stress protein Ctc has product MSTDNRTLEVKSREGHGKGAARRLRAQGLVPAVIYGKHLEKPLSIAVDPKAVRQAINTPHKFNTLLTLQGVGAAQQVLFKDYQQDPVTRQILHVDFIAVREGELVKVNVPLVLTGKAEGVADGGLLTQARREIEVFAKPNAIPEKIEVDVTSMKINQALHINDVKTPEGVVVKSNVNFTIAVLSPPEGAAEAAPAAAAAAPAAAAKPAAGAAKPAAGAAAKPAAGGKK; this is encoded by the coding sequence ATGTCCACTGACAACCGCACGCTCGAGGTGAAGTCGCGCGAGGGCCACGGCAAGGGCGCCGCCCGCCGTCTGCGCGCCCAGGGCCTGGTGCCCGCCGTCATCTACGGCAAGCACCTGGAGAAGCCCCTGTCCATCGCCGTCGATCCCAAGGCGGTCCGCCAGGCCATCAACACCCCCCACAAGTTCAACACCCTGCTCACGCTGCAGGGCGTGGGCGCGGCCCAGCAGGTGCTCTTCAAGGACTACCAGCAGGATCCCGTCACCCGGCAGATCCTCCACGTGGACTTCATCGCCGTGCGCGAGGGCGAGCTGGTGAAGGTGAACGTGCCGCTCGTGCTCACCGGCAAGGCCGAGGGCGTGGCGGACGGTGGTCTGCTCACCCAGGCCCGCCGTGAGATCGAGGTCTTCGCCAAGCCGAACGCCATCCCCGAGAAGATCGAGGTGGACGTGACGTCGATGAAGATCAACCAGGCGCTGCACATCAACGACGTGAAGACGCCCGAGGGCGTGGTGGTGAAGTCGAACGTCAACTTCACCATCGCGGTCCTCAGCCCGCCCGAGGGTGCGGCGGAGGCGGCTCCCGCGGCGGCGGCGGCGGCTCCCGCGGCGGCGGCCAAGCCCGCGGCGGGTGCGGCCAAGCCCGCGGCCGGTGCGGCGGCCAAGCCCGCGGCCGGCGGAAAGAAGTAG
- a CDS encoding ribose-phosphate pyrophosphokinase: MDARDFKVFAGSSNPALAQRICDYLKRPLGKAHVGRFSDGEIHIEIGENVRGLDIFIVQSTCPPANDHLMELLIMCDALKRASAASINAVIPYYGYARQDRKVAPRTPITAKLIADLLEGAGATRVVSMDMHAGQIQGFFNIPTDHLYASPVFLEDVRKQFPDTQELVIVSPDAGGVERARAYSKRLNCGLAIIDKRRPRPNSSEVMNLIGDVTGKDALLVDDMVDTAGTLTQAAIALKERGARRVLAYAVHPVLSGPAIQRIQDSPLEEVVFTDTVPLSPAAQASGKLRVINTDRLFGEAIARIHRADSLSSLFV; encoded by the coding sequence ATGGACGCTCGCGACTTCAAGGTGTTCGCCGGAAGCTCCAACCCGGCCCTGGCCCAGCGTATCTGCGATTATCTCAAACGCCCGTTGGGCAAGGCCCATGTGGGCCGCTTCTCGGATGGAGAAATCCACATCGAGATCGGCGAGAACGTGCGCGGACTGGACATCTTCATCGTCCAGTCCACGTGTCCACCCGCCAATGATCACCTGATGGAGCTGCTCATCATGTGCGACGCGCTCAAGCGCGCGAGCGCGGCCTCCATCAACGCGGTCATCCCCTACTACGGCTACGCACGACAGGACCGGAAGGTGGCGCCGCGCACGCCCATCACCGCCAAGCTGATCGCCGATCTGCTCGAGGGAGCGGGTGCCACGCGCGTGGTGTCCATGGACATGCACGCCGGGCAGATCCAGGGCTTCTTCAACATCCCCACGGATCACCTCTACGCCTCGCCCGTGTTCCTCGAGGACGTGCGCAAGCAGTTCCCGGACACGCAGGAGCTCGTCATCGTGTCGCCGGACGCGGGCGGCGTGGAGCGGGCGCGCGCCTACTCCAAACGGCTCAACTGCGGCCTGGCCATCATCGACAAGCGCCGGCCGCGGCCCAACTCCTCCGAGGTGATGAACCTCATTGGCGACGTGACGGGCAAGGACGCGCTGCTGGTCGACGACATGGTGGACACCGCGGGCACCCTCACCCAGGCGGCCATCGCCCTCAAGGAGCGGGGCGCGCGCCGGGTGCTCGCCTACGCCGTGCACCCCGTGCTCTCCGGACCCGCCATCCAGCGCATCCAGGACTCGCCCCTGGAGGAGGTCGTCTTCACCGACACCGTGCCCCTGTCGCCCGCCGCCCAGGCCAGCGGCAAGCTGCGCGTCATCAACACGGACCGGCTCTTTGGCGAGGCCATCGCGCGCATCCACCGGGCCGACTCGCTCAGCTCGCTCTTCGTGTAG
- the spoVG gene encoding septation regulator SpoVG codes for MNITDVKVYPVEEDKLKAYVTITLDHCFVIRDLKVIHGASGLFIAMPAKRRKDGTYKDIAHPLNADTRTQMERAILQEYERHQQTGMGAMGSFLSAAEAD; via the coding sequence ATGAACATCACCGACGTGAAGGTGTACCCGGTTGAAGAAGATAAGCTGAAAGCCTACGTGACCATCACCCTGGACCATTGCTTCGTCATTCGGGACCTGAAGGTGATCCACGGCGCCTCGGGTCTGTTCATCGCGATGCCAGCCAAGCGTCGCAAGGACGGGACCTACAAGGACATCGCCCATCCGCTCAACGCCGACACACGCACCCAGATGGAGCGTGCCATCCTCCAAGAGTATGAGCGGCACCAGCAGACGGGGATGGGAGCGATGGGCTCCTTCCTGAGCGCGGCCGAAGCGGATTGA
- a CDS encoding DUF5658 family protein, with amino-acid sequence MAATTTQVADWGIEGASFHITPAAVLLLVLNLLDGLFTLTFLQLNVAEELNPLMRVAYAHSPLSFMAVKLAIVSLGLVLLCLHRSMNMSQRAIQAGAALYTVIDIYHLAFMSHLVHLSVA; translated from the coding sequence GTGGCGGCGACGACGACGCAGGTGGCGGACTGGGGTATCGAAGGCGCATCGTTCCACATCACACCGGCGGCCGTGCTGCTCCTCGTGCTCAACCTATTGGATGGGCTCTTCACCCTCACCTTTTTACAGCTGAACGTCGCCGAGGAGCTCAACCCGCTGATGCGGGTGGCCTACGCCCACTCGCCCCTCTCCTTCATGGCCGTCAAGCTCGCCATCGTGAGCCTGGGGCTGGTGCTGCTGTGCCTGCACCGCTCCATGAACATGAGCCAGCGGGCGATCCAGGCGGGGGCGGCGCTCTACACCGTCATTGATATCTACCACTTGGCCTTCATGAGCCACCTGGTGCACTTGAGCGTCGCCTGA
- a CDS encoding thymidine kinase, translated as MHQFPKDIGWIEVICGSMFSGKTEELIRRVKRAVYGKQAVQVFKPRIDNRYDETQVVSHSQLKLTSIPIERAEEIFRHLSPHTQVVGIDEVQFFGSEVVAVCEALAHRGLRVILAGLDQDYQGRPFEPMPQLLAIAEYVTKQLAICVVCGNPANRSQRLVDRGERVVVGAAGAYEARCRKCHSAEPTEATPPQTLELFDN; from the coding sequence GTGCATCAATTCCCCAAAGACATCGGGTGGATAGAGGTCATCTGCGGGTCGATGTTCTCCGGAAAAACGGAAGAACTCATCCGTCGCGTCAAGCGCGCGGTCTACGGCAAGCAAGCGGTCCAGGTCTTCAAGCCGAGGATCGACAACCGCTACGACGAGACCCAGGTGGTCAGCCACTCCCAGTTGAAATTGACCTCCATTCCCATTGAACGGGCTGAAGAAATTTTCCGTCACCTGTCTCCCCACACGCAGGTGGTGGGGATCGACGAGGTCCAGTTCTTTGGCAGCGAGGTGGTGGCCGTATGTGAGGCGCTCGCTCACCGGGGCCTGCGGGTCATCCTCGCGGGGTTGGATCAGGACTACCAGGGCCGCCCCTTCGAGCCGATGCCGCAACTGCTGGCGATCGCCGAGTATGTGACGAAGCAACTGGCCATCTGCGTCGTGTGCGGCAATCCGGCCAACCGCTCGCAGCGGCTCGTGGACCGGGGCGAGCGCGTGGTGGTGGGCGCCGCCGGGGCCTACGAGGCGCGCTGCCGCAAGTGCCACAGCGCCGAGCCCACCGAGGCCACGCCTCCCCAGACGCTCGAGCTGTTCGACAACTGA
- the hpt gene encoding hypoxanthine phosphoribosyltransferase, translating into MAFYEQDVGIHIDEQKLQARVRELGAQITRDYQGKELTLICVLKGSAFFAMDLARYVDLPLTIEFLGVSSYQGGTETTGEVRITTDVSKPMAGKHLLVIEDIIDTGLTMSFLLENLRARHPASLKVCSLLEKPSRARTQVPIDYKGFVIDDVFVVGYGLDYAERYRNLPFIGLMKGK; encoded by the coding sequence GTGGCTTTCTACGAGCAGGACGTCGGCATCCACATCGATGAGCAGAAGCTCCAGGCGCGCGTGCGCGAACTGGGTGCGCAGATCACCCGCGACTACCAGGGCAAGGAGCTCACGCTCATCTGTGTGCTCAAGGGCTCCGCGTTCTTCGCCATGGACCTGGCGCGGTACGTGGACCTGCCCCTGACGATCGAATTCCTCGGGGTGTCGTCCTACCAGGGCGGCACCGAGACGACCGGTGAGGTGCGCATCACCACCGACGTGAGCAAGCCCATGGCGGGCAAGCACCTGCTCGTCATCGAGGACATCATCGATACGGGGCTCACCATGAGCTTCCTCCTGGAGAACCTGCGCGCCCGCCACCCGGCGTCGCTCAAGGTGTGCTCCCTCCTGGAGAAGCCCTCGCGGGCCCGCACCCAGGTGCCCATCGACTACAAGGGCTTCGTCATCGACGACGTCTTCGTGGTGGGCTACGGGCTCGACTACGCCGAGCGCTACCGCAACCTGCCCTTCATCGGGTTGATGAAGGGCAAGTAG